A region of Ignavibacteriota bacterium DNA encodes the following proteins:
- a CDS encoding HAMP domain-containing histidine kinase, with protein MNRVIIILCFVFSLSSFFSQNTVSQPLDPTKKVVIESIFINNDKQPDNQNKFLISETDSITINFKLHADGNSEKSPFLFRTVFKNGLDSSVKTLGVTSAIFKNLKNDNYFLSISAFDLQRKWSAESVDLEIEVDNEKYNLKKKNDSLEARLNSLSDLIKATPVNDSLSTSSNSGMSQYFNYILIFFVVALIAALIIVIQKKPKVIEGKTSISKPQAQDYSFMKNVVSIEDYEKLQLENSRLKAEIASLRGQIEAMSLRGNQLTTQNKELQNSITKLSKHKLELEELQKQKDDLFAVIIHDIKNPASLIKSLVELLTSYDLSASEQQEIISDIANTTIKIVALSQEVSRILSLETNKMNLNFEPCDINHVVKDVFHRNHIAAKNKSINLFSELEEGLPNTEIDPQRIDEVLDNLISNSIKFTQNGGTVRIKTYKDSSGVVVEVNDNGLGLTEEDLKHAFQRGARLSAKPTQGESSTGLGLWIVKKLIDAHHGKVWVKSTVGKGSTFSFSVPLKQEINTEN; from the coding sequence ATGAATAGAGTAATAATAATTTTGTGCTTTGTATTTTCCTTGAGTTCATTTTTTTCGCAGAATACGGTTTCACAACCTTTGGACCCGACTAAAAAAGTTGTTATTGAAAGCATATTCATCAACAATGATAAACAGCCGGATAATCAAAATAAATTTTTGATTTCAGAAACTGATTCAATAACAATCAACTTCAAACTTCATGCAGATGGAAATTCTGAAAAATCCCCTTTTTTATTCAGAACAGTATTCAAAAACGGGCTCGACTCATCAGTTAAAACACTTGGTGTAACAAGTGCTATATTTAAAAATCTAAAAAATGACAACTATTTTTTAAGTATCTCTGCTTTTGATTTGCAAAGAAAATGGTCGGCTGAATCAGTTGATTTGGAAATTGAAGTTGATAATGAAAAATATAATCTAAAAAAGAAAAACGATTCACTTGAAGCAAGGCTCAATTCTCTTTCCGATTTAATTAAGGCTACTCCGGTAAATGATTCTCTTTCAACATCTTCAAACTCAGGTATGTCCCAATATTTTAATTATATTTTGATATTTTTTGTTGTAGCACTTATCGCTGCTTTAATAATCGTTATTCAGAAAAAGCCAAAAGTGATTGAAGGAAAAACAAGTATTTCTAAACCACAAGCTCAGGATTATTCATTTATGAAAAATGTCGTCAGTATCGAAGATTACGAAAAATTGCAACTTGAAAATAGTCGGCTAAAAGCTGAAATTGCTTCACTTCGAGGGCAGATTGAAGCAATGAGTTTAAGAGGCAATCAACTTACAACCCAAAACAAAGAACTTCAAAACAGCATAACAAAGCTTTCTAAACATAAATTAGAGCTTGAAGAACTTCAAAAACAAAAAGACGATTTGTTTGCTGTAATTATTCATGACATTAAGAATCCTGCCTCACTTATAAAAAGTTTGGTTGAATTGCTTACTTCTTATGATTTATCTGCTTCAGAGCAGCAGGAAATCATTTCAGATATAGCTAATACAACCATCAAAATTGTTGCTCTTTCTCAGGAAGTATCCAGAATATTGTCTCTGGAAACAAACAAAATGAACTTAAATTTCGAACCTTGCGATATAAATCATGTGGTGAAAGATGTATTCCATAGAAATCATATTGCAGCTAAGAATAAGAGTATTAATTTATTCTCAGAGCTTGAAGAAGGATTGCCCAACACAGAAATTGACCCACAAAGAATAGATGAAGTCCTTGATAATTTAATTTCAAATTCTATAAAATTTACTCAAAATGGTGGAACAGTCCGAATCAAAACTTACAAGGATTCCTCAGGTGTAGTAGTAGAAGTTAATGACAATGGGCTCGGACTTACAGAGGAAGATTTGAAACATGCCTTCCAGAGAGGGGCAAGGCTTAGCGCCAAACCAACTCAGGGAGAGTCGTCGACAGGGCTTGGGCTTTGGATTGTGAAAAAGTTGATTGATGCTCACCATGGCAAAGTTTGGGTGAAGAGTACAGTAGGAAAAGGATCAACATTTTCATTTTCTGTACCTCTAAAACAGGAAATTAATACCGAAAATTGA
- a CDS encoding cell division protein ZapA, whose product MTQKVHKVIIGGLEYKLTSDNEELLRKAVDIVNAELDELQNQSEVKLPVSQLYVLSALNLAEKLSKLESDVESERIYFRNEIDRITQIIDKSIS is encoded by the coding sequence ATGACACAGAAAGTTCATAAAGTCATAATTGGTGGTTTGGAGTATAAGCTTACAAGCGATAATGAAGAATTGCTCCGTAAGGCGGTAGATATTGTTAATGCTGAATTAGATGAGTTACAAAATCAATCGGAAGTGAAATTGCCTGTATCTCAGCTATATGTATTATCAGCTTTGAACTTAGCCGAAAAATTATCGAAATTAGAGTCAGATGTTGAATCTGAACGAATTTATTTCCGAAACGAAATTGATAGAATTACTCAAATTATTGATAAATCTATCTCTTAG
- the rny gene encoding ribonuclease Y produces MDFTIIIISSIAGFVVAFIIGNVLAKKSSQKIINEAENSAKNIIKDAEYEAKNIKKEKILEAKEEWHRRKQEFEQEVNQRKAKIAESEKHVKKREEGIEQKLDLVLKKEKNFQAIEADVAKREVIIKEKQSQLDGLITEQAKKLEQIAGLSKEEAKKQLIEGFVNEAKSQAALQIRQIREETKSIANREAQNIIVQAIQRTASDHSAESTVSVVNLESDEMKGRIIGREGRNIRAFEAATGIDLIIDDTPEAVVISGFDPFRRHVAKISLEKLMLDGRIHPTRIEEIVEKTRKELEGELGSLGEQSIMDLGIHTMHPELLKLIGKMKYRTSYGQNLLNHSIEVSHLCGIMAAELGLDVQIAKRAGLLHDVGKTIEQDPSPHALLGFDLAKKYKEKHVVCNAIGAHHEDIEMETPIAVLVQAADSISGARPGARRESLENYVKRLQKLEEIALSFDGVSKSFAIQAGREIRVIVEPERVDDMLADQTAMDIATRIESEMEYPGQIKVTVVRERRSMAIAK; encoded by the coding sequence ATGGATTTTACGATTATAATTATTAGTAGTATAGCCGGATTTGTTGTTGCTTTCATAATTGGAAATGTTCTTGCTAAAAAATCATCACAAAAGATAATCAACGAAGCTGAGAATTCAGCTAAAAATATCATCAAAGACGCTGAATACGAAGCTAAAAACATAAAGAAAGAGAAAATTCTAGAAGCGAAAGAAGAGTGGCATAGAAGAAAACAGGAATTTGAACAGGAAGTTAACCAAAGAAAAGCAAAAATTGCTGAATCTGAAAAACACGTCAAGAAAAGAGAAGAAGGAATTGAGCAAAAGCTTGATTTAGTTCTTAAAAAAGAAAAGAATTTTCAAGCAATCGAGGCAGATGTTGCTAAAAGGGAAGTTATTATCAAAGAGAAACAGTCCCAACTTGATGGATTGATTACTGAACAGGCAAAAAAGCTGGAACAGATAGCAGGGCTCTCAAAAGAAGAAGCTAAAAAGCAACTTATAGAAGGTTTTGTTAATGAAGCAAAAAGTCAGGCAGCACTTCAAATAAGACAAATCAGGGAAGAAACTAAATCAATTGCTAACCGCGAAGCTCAGAATATTATTGTTCAGGCTATCCAAAGAACAGCATCAGATCATAGCGCAGAAAGTACTGTTAGTGTTGTGAATCTCGAAAGCGATGAGATGAAGGGCAGAATTATTGGTCGCGAGGGCAGGAATATCCGCGCTTTTGAAGCTGCAACCGGTATTGACCTTATAATTGATGATACGCCTGAAGCGGTTGTTATTTCCGGATTTGACCCTTTTCGCCGTCATGTTGCTAAAATTTCGCTTGAAAAATTAATGCTTGACGGGAGAATTCACCCAACAAGAATTGAAGAAATTGTTGAAAAAACACGTAAAGAACTTGAAGGTGAACTTGGTTCTTTGGGTGAGCAGTCCATTATGGATCTCGGCATCCATACAATGCACCCGGAACTTCTAAAGCTAATCGGTAAGATGAAATACCGTACAAGCTACGGGCAGAATTTGCTTAATCACTCTATCGAAGTGTCACATCTTTGTGGAATTATGGCAGCTGAACTCGGACTTGATGTTCAGATTGCAAAGCGTGCAGGTCTTCTTCACGATGTCGGCAAGACTATTGAGCAGGATCCGAGTCCGCACGCACTTCTTGGTTTCGATTTAGCTAAGAAGTATAAAGAAAAGCACGTTGTCTGTAATGCTATTGGTGCCCACCACGAAGATATTGAAATGGAAACACCGATTGCAGTTCTTGTGCAGGCAGCAGACTCAATCAGCGGTGCAAGACCCGGAGCAAGAAGGGAATCACTTGAAAATTATGTTAAAAGGCTTCAGAAATTAGAAGAAATAGCACTAAGTTTTGATGGTGTTTCTAAATCATTTGCAATTCAGGCAGGACGTGAAATTCGTGTTATTGTCGAACCGGAAAGAGTTGATGATATGCTTGCAGACCAAACAGCTATGGATATTGCTACAAGAATCGAAAGCGAAATGGAATATCCCGGGCAGATTAAAGTTACAGTTGTTCGTGAAAGACGTAGTATGGCTATTGCCAAATAA
- the rho gene encoding transcription termination factor Rho — MSPRLRKLNADEPTNPESEISRPGTSSKSVIDIAEMQKKKIADLTSMAKSLGITDFADLRKQELILRIVEAQTTQVTKETEAPLEGLISGSGVLEVLADGYGFLRSSDYNYLPSPDDIYVSPSQIKRFSLRTGDTIKGQVRPPKEGERFYALLKVESANFSEPERIRERTLFDNLTPLYPDERLNLEKLPSEYSTRIFDMLCPIGKGQRGLIVSPPKSGKTILLQQIANSIASNHPEVVLIVLLIDERPEEVTDMERSVKAEVVSSTFDEPPDRHVQVADMVLEKAKRMVEAKQDVVILLDSITRLARAHNTVVPHSGKILSGGVDANALHKPKRFFGAARNVEEGGSLTIIATALIETGSRMDEVIFEEFKGTGNMELVLDRKIADRRIYPAIDVNRSGTRREELLMDKDELQRIWIVRKVLSEMSSIEAMEFLLDRMKGRRTNREFLLSLNN, encoded by the coding sequence ATGTCTCCAAGATTACGAAAACTTAATGCTGATGAACCGACCAATCCCGAAAGCGAAATTTCCAGACCAGGTACTTCTTCAAAAAGCGTTATTGACATTGCAGAAATGCAAAAAAAGAAAATTGCTGACCTTACATCAATGGCAAAATCATTAGGTATTACTGATTTTGCAGATTTAAGAAAACAGGAATTGATATTAAGGATTGTTGAAGCTCAAACTACACAGGTAACCAAAGAAACTGAAGCTCCTTTAGAAGGGTTAATATCAGGTAGTGGCGTTTTGGAAGTACTCGCTGATGGATACGGATTTCTAAGATCAAGTGACTACAATTACTTGCCATCACCCGATGATATTTATGTTTCCCCATCTCAGATTAAGCGATTCAGCTTGAGAACAGGTGATACAATCAAGGGGCAGGTACGCCCACCCAAAGAAGGCGAAAGATTTTATGCTTTACTTAAAGTTGAAAGTGCAAATTTTTCAGAGCCCGAAAGAATCAGGGAAAGAACTCTTTTTGACAATCTAACACCACTCTATCCTGATGAAAGATTAAACCTTGAAAAATTACCAAGTGAATATTCAACAAGAATTTTTGATATGCTTTGTCCAATTGGTAAAGGTCAGAGGGGATTGATTGTTTCACCTCCAAAGTCAGGTAAAACAATTCTACTTCAACAAATTGCAAACAGTATAGCAAGCAATCATCCGGAAGTTGTACTGATTGTACTTTTAATTGATGAGCGTCCCGAAGAAGTAACCGATATGGAACGTTCGGTAAAAGCCGAAGTAGTGTCATCAACTTTCGATGAGCCACCTGATCGTCACGTACAGGTTGCCGATATGGTACTTGAAAAAGCAAAAAGAATGGTAGAAGCTAAGCAAGATGTGGTAATTCTATTAGATTCAATTACAAGACTTGCCCGTGCTCATAATACAGTTGTACCTCACTCAGGTAAAATCTTATCCGGTGGTGTTGATGCAAATGCACTCCACAAGCCTAAGAGATTCTTTGGTGCAGCCCGTAACGTGGAAGAGGGCGGTTCACTAACAATTATTGCAACAGCTCTGATTGAGACCGGTAGCCGAATGGATGAAGTAATTTTTGAAGAATTCAAAGGCACGGGTAATATGGAACTTGTGCTTGACAGAAAAATTGCAGACAGAAGGATTTATCCTGCTATTGATGTCAATCGTTCAGGAACAAGACGAGAAGAATTGCTTATGGATAAAGATGAACTTCAGAGAATTTGGATTGTTCGTAAAGTTCTTAGTGAAATGTCATCTATTGAAGCTATGGAATTCCTGCTTGACAGAATGAAAGGCAGAAGAACAAATCGTGAATTCTTACTTTCGCTTAACAATTGA
- a CDS encoding MerR family transcriptional regulator — protein sequence MNQFDKDKPVFSISSAARMLDISVHTIRMYEREGLIISYKPDNRNRLYSENDIQRLRCLRQKIQEKKFSINAIQAIFSLVPCWSMVNCSENDRSNCLAFQQAEQPCWMFKHTNNICEKMDCYECDVYRKINCIDIKNSIKKLSVVQ from the coding sequence ATGAATCAGTTTGATAAAGACAAACCGGTTTTCAGTATATCATCCGCCGCAAGGATGCTCGATATTTCGGTTCATACGATAAGGATGTATGAGCGGGAAGGATTGATAATATCGTATAAGCCGGATAACCGTAACAGATTATATTCTGAAAATGATATACAAAGACTTCGTTGCTTAAGACAGAAAATTCAGGAAAAGAAATTCTCGATTAATGCAATTCAGGCAATATTTTCTCTTGTTCCCTGCTGGTCAATGGTAAACTGTTCTGAAAATGACCGAAGTAACTGTTTGGCTTTTCAGCAGGCAGAACAGCCCTGCTGGATGTTTAAACACACGAACAATATTTGCGAAAAAATGGATTGTTATGAGTGTGATGTATATAGAAAAATTAATTGTATAGATATAAAAAATTCAATAAAAAAATTATCGGTTGTTCAATGA